One genomic segment of Polyangiaceae bacterium includes these proteins:
- a CDS encoding pitrilysin family protein: MKRSLIALSLAVAACGGGALPPEQPPPVPPAPLLDVGADGAGAVDRSKLPEPSARPAWVLPTPQKRALANGIPLYFLRQGSTPLVTLLLVLPRGSATDPKGKAGLTYLTTDLLDEGAGGKNALELSEALQRLGTDYGGTADVDHVALHMDLLAENFEPSAALLADIVRRPSLSAKEFQRRKDQALADALTDEAEPAHTRAVVMRRALFGDGYASTLPEGTHDTIKALALGDVKAQYAALFQPEGAAFVVVGGIDEPSASAALEKYFGDWKGEAKTKELPPGESSMEAAIHFVHHPGATQSAIALATRATGEDSDEYFPALIFNRAFGGAFTSRVNMNLREDKGYTYGARSVFSRFPHTGFFAIAASVKAETTRASIDEVLKEMHDVCSTRPITQKERDEAVGGLLLGYPGRFESNARVAQELAELPLYQRPLEWLSLYPKRVDEVTPQSANGLGKKYCDPKQFAIVVSGDEKTVVPTLEGLSRTVLRYDARGKRLK, encoded by the coding sequence GTGAAACGGTCTCTGATCGCGTTGAGCCTGGCGGTCGCCGCGTGCGGCGGGGGAGCTTTGCCGCCGGAGCAACCTCCGCCCGTGCCACCCGCGCCCCTGCTCGACGTCGGAGCAGACGGAGCGGGCGCCGTCGATCGCAGCAAACTGCCGGAGCCCAGCGCACGGCCGGCCTGGGTCCTGCCCACGCCGCAAAAGCGCGCCTTGGCCAATGGAATTCCCCTCTACTTCCTGCGTCAGGGCTCCACGCCCTTGGTCACCTTGCTGCTGGTGTTGCCTCGCGGCTCGGCGACGGACCCCAAAGGCAAGGCCGGTCTGACCTACTTGACCACGGATCTCTTGGACGAGGGAGCCGGTGGCAAGAACGCCCTCGAACTCAGTGAGGCACTGCAGCGTTTGGGCACGGACTACGGCGGGACCGCAGACGTCGATCACGTGGCGTTGCACATGGATCTGTTGGCGGAGAACTTCGAACCCTCTGCTGCGCTGTTGGCGGACATCGTTCGGCGTCCCAGCTTGTCCGCGAAGGAGTTCCAACGACGCAAGGACCAAGCCCTGGCTGACGCACTCACGGACGAAGCAGAGCCTGCCCACACCCGCGCCGTCGTGATGCGGCGCGCGCTCTTCGGCGATGGGTATGCCAGCACGTTACCCGAAGGTACGCATGACACGATCAAAGCGCTCGCTCTGGGCGACGTGAAAGCCCAATACGCTGCGTTGTTCCAGCCGGAAGGCGCGGCCTTCGTCGTGGTCGGCGGCATCGACGAACCCAGCGCCAGCGCGGCGTTGGAGAAATACTTTGGAGATTGGAAGGGTGAGGCGAAGACCAAGGAGCTGCCGCCGGGCGAAAGCTCGATGGAGGCCGCCATTCACTTCGTGCACCACCCAGGTGCCACGCAAAGCGCGATTGCGCTCGCCACACGCGCCACCGGCGAGGACTCGGACGAGTATTTCCCCGCCCTGATCTTCAATCGTGCCTTTGGCGGTGCATTCACCAGTCGTGTGAACATGAACCTGCGCGAGGACAAGGGCTATACCTACGGCGCGCGTAGCGTTTTCAGCCGCTTCCCGCATACGGGCTTCTTCGCCATCGCTGCCAGCGTGAAAGCGGAGACCACCCGGGCCAGCATCGACGAAGTGCTCAAGGAAATGCACGACGTGTGCAGCACTCGCCCCATCACTCAGAAGGAACGCGACGAGGCAGTCGGTGGCCTGCTACTGGGCTACCCGGGGCGCTTCGAATCAAACGCGCGGGTGGCGCAGGAGCTTGCGGAGTTGCCGCTGTACCAGCGACCTTTGGAGTGGCTCAGCCTCTATCCCAAGCGCGTGGACGAGGTCACTCCCCAGAGTGCCAACGGCCTCGGCAAGAAGTACTGCGATCCGAAGCAGTTCGCCATCGTGGTGTCTGGTGACGAGAAGACCGTCGTGCCGACGCTGGAAGGGCTGTCACGGACCGTGCTGCGCTACGACGCCCGCGGAAAGCGACTGAAGTAG